A stretch of the Zeugodacus cucurbitae isolate PBARC_wt_2022May chromosome 6, idZeuCucr1.2, whole genome shotgun sequence genome encodes the following:
- the LOC105217806 gene encoding dnaJ-like protein 60 isoform X1: MQGIILNKSPYWRRMQTAIRHSSVQNGETYYDILKVQKDCSNQEIRNAFVQLSKKFHPDVKGITPDPKQTAQFVKISEAYQILSKPKSRSAYDQRLWDAGLLRPSQRSRSGAVANMHSAELHKPWEVKPNYDPNPGPYYGVKGLERVSNLKIAMALAVLGIAGAIFGFISINTYYFFSHSFTFNRQKLDAKSAEAGSYHAAIRADAEKYGNEEQLRRMVNRMSKDER, translated from the exons atgcAAGGTATTATATTGAATAAGAGCCCGTATTGGAGGCGTATGCAAACTGC AATTCGACACAGTAGTGTGCAAAATGGGGAAACTTATTATGACATACTTAAAGTTCAAAAAGATTGTAGTAATCAAGAAATACGGAATGCTTTTGTACAACTTTCAAAAAag tttcatcCCGACGTTAAAGGCATCACTCCGGATCCAAAACAAACAGCCCAATTTGTAAAGATTTCGGAAGCTTATCAAATTCTCAGCAAACCCAAATCGCGTTCAGCATATGATCAACGTTTATGGGACGCAGGTTTGCTACGACCTAGTCAAAGATCTAGATCAGGAGCTGTTGCAAATATGCACTCCGCCGAGTTACATAA GCCATGGGAAGTAAAACCTAACTATGATCCAAATCCTGGCCCTTACTATGGGGTGAAAGGTTTAGAGCGAGTTTCCAATTTGAAAATAGCCATGGCCCTTGCAGTTTTAGGAATCGCTGGAGCAATATTTGGATTTATATCGATAAA cacttattattttttcagtcACTCCTTCACATTTAATCGCCAAAAACTGGATGCTAAATCTGCGGAAGCGGGAAGCTATCATGCGGCGATTCGTGCAGACGCTGAGAAATATGGCAATGAAGAACAGTTACGACGAATGGTGAATCGAATGTCAAAGGACGAAAGATAA
- the LOC105217806 gene encoding dnaJ-like protein 60 isoform X2, which produces MQGIILNKSPYWRRMQTAIRHSSVQNGETYYDILKVQKDCSNQEIRNAFVQLSKKFHPDVKGITPDPKQTAQFVKISEAYQILSKPKSRSAYDQRLWDAGLLRPSQRSRSGAVANMHSAELHKPWEVKPNYDPNPGPYYGVKGLERVSNLKIAMALAVLGIAGAIFGFISINHSFTFNRQKLDAKSAEAGSYHAAIRADAEKYGNEEQLRRMVNRMSKDER; this is translated from the exons atgcAAGGTATTATATTGAATAAGAGCCCGTATTGGAGGCGTATGCAAACTGC AATTCGACACAGTAGTGTGCAAAATGGGGAAACTTATTATGACATACTTAAAGTTCAAAAAGATTGTAGTAATCAAGAAATACGGAATGCTTTTGTACAACTTTCAAAAAag tttcatcCCGACGTTAAAGGCATCACTCCGGATCCAAAACAAACAGCCCAATTTGTAAAGATTTCGGAAGCTTATCAAATTCTCAGCAAACCCAAATCGCGTTCAGCATATGATCAACGTTTATGGGACGCAGGTTTGCTACGACCTAGTCAAAGATCTAGATCAGGAGCTGTTGCAAATATGCACTCCGCCGAGTTACATAA GCCATGGGAAGTAAAACCTAACTATGATCCAAATCCTGGCCCTTACTATGGGGTGAAAGGTTTAGAGCGAGTTTCCAATTTGAAAATAGCCATGGCCCTTGCAGTTTTAGGAATCGCTGGAGCAATATTTGGATTTATATCGATAAA tcACTCCTTCACATTTAATCGCCAAAAACTGGATGCTAAATCTGCGGAAGCGGGAAGCTATCATGCGGCGATTCGTGCAGACGCTGAGAAATATGGCAATGAAGAACAGTTACGACGAATGGTGAATCGAATGTCAAAGGACGAAAGATAA